The Enterobacter asburiae genome window below encodes:
- a CDS encoding YfdQ family protein, whose product MSQILDGNALQQVKDLVLSGYHLDAAKVTACPTALLPEGIHVESLERFEFERFRFRGAMTTTSIPDFVRYAAGYANEAEPARCFIDADNMTARSVFNIGTLANPGHADNVASITLKKTAPFRALLQVNGDRLGQKEIAEWLEDWADFLSAFDAEGNVLSIAQAAGAVRRVNIKQVSESAHEDEDFGGKKSLMQSVEASSKDVMPVAFEFKCVPYEGLGERRFSLRNSLLKSGEPVFVLRIVQLEAQEEAIANEFRDLLIEKFTDKAVETFIGNFKA is encoded by the coding sequence ATGTCCCAGATTTTAGACGGCAATGCCCTGCAGCAGGTGAAAGACCTGGTTCTTTCCGGTTACCACCTGGATGCAGCAAAAGTTACGGCATGCCCGACAGCCCTGCTTCCTGAAGGGATTCACGTAGAAAGCCTCGAGCGTTTCGAGTTTGAGCGTTTTCGCTTCCGTGGCGCCATGACCACAACCAGTATTCCTGACTTTGTGCGTTATGCAGCTGGCTATGCCAACGAAGCTGAACCAGCGCGATGCTTTATCGATGCTGACAACATGACCGCACGCTCCGTGTTCAATATCGGTACGCTGGCTAACCCTGGCCATGCTGATAACGTCGCCTCAATCACACTCAAAAAAACAGCACCATTCCGAGCCCTGCTTCAGGTGAACGGTGATCGTCTGGGCCAGAAAGAAATTGCTGAATGGCTGGAGGACTGGGCCGACTTCCTGAGCGCATTTGATGCCGAGGGGAATGTGTTGTCCATCGCGCAGGCAGCTGGTGCTGTTCGCCGCGTCAACATTAAACAAGTCTCAGAATCAGCTCATGAAGACGAAGATTTTGGCGGCAAAAAGTCCCTGATGCAGAGCGTTGAAGCCAGCAGTAAAGATGTCATGCCAGTGGCCTTTGAGTTCAAATGCGTGCCATATGAAGGCCTGGGCGAACGCCGCTTTAGCCTTCGTAACAGCCTGCTTAAAAGCGGGGAACCGGTGTTTGTACTTCGCATCGTTCAACTGGAAGCCCAGGAAGAAGCTATCGCCAACGAGTTCCGTGACCTGCTGATCGAGAAGTTCACCGACAAGGCGGTTGAAACCTTTATCGGTAACTTTAAAGCGTAA
- a CDS encoding TraR/DksA family transcriptional regulator produces the protein MSSDIIDQANELVEHRLQLAIQKHRIDQNAVSAEHCSECGEDIPEARRVAMPGCKTCASCQEVLELMIKQRKG, from the coding sequence ATGAGTTCAGACATCATCGATCAGGCAAACGAGCTGGTAGAGCACCGCCTGCAGCTGGCCATACAAAAACACCGTATTGATCAGAATGCAGTCTCTGCAGAGCACTGTTCTGAATGCGGAGAGGACATTCCTGAGGCGCGCCGGGTTGCAATGCCTGGCTGCAAAACGTGCGCCAGTTGCCAGGAAGTTTTAGAGCTCATGATTAAGCAGCGTAAGGGGTAA
- a CDS encoding ead/Ea22-like family protein: MSNIDKQALREAAATAKIAGEAPIMPFDQRITALNDFMKHCTPDTVLALLEAAEKQIVPEEMPKGLAGQIVSLLAHNIGDKFLAQKIWNACRTAIHQSAENTESRCTMQPASALDSLPQNADSRCSNSPVFPDGWVIVPVEPTEEMLAELCLVKGWTARALNARYQAMLAAAPKPEA; this comes from the coding sequence ATGAGTAACATCGACAAACAGGCGCTGCGTGAAGCGGCAGCGACCGCAAAAATCGCTGGAGAAGCACCGATTATGCCGTTCGACCAGCGAATCACTGCGCTGAACGACTTTATGAAGCATTGCACTCCCGACACCGTGCTGGCGTTGCTGGAAGCCGCAGAGAAGCAGATAGTGCCAGAAGAAATGCCAAAAGGTCTGGCTGGTCAGATTGTCAGTCTGCTGGCGCATAACATCGGGGATAAATTTTTGGCACAGAAAATCTGGAACGCCTGCCGCACCGCCATACATCAAAGTGCCGAAAACACCGAGTCGCGCTGCACCATGCAGCCCGCGTCAGCATTGGATTCTTTGCCCCAAAATGCCGATTCGCGCTGCAGCAACTCTCCGGTGTTTCCGGATGGTTGGGTAATAGTGCCTGTCGAGCCGACAGAGGAAATGCTTGCAGAACTCTGCCTAGTTAAAGGTTGGACGGCCCGAGCGCTTAATGCCCGGTACCAAGCAATGCTCGCCGCAGCCCCCAAGCCGGAGGCCTGA
- a CDS encoding 3'-5' exonuclease, which produces MNDLMIDLESMGKKPNAPIVSIGAVFFNPHTGELGQEFYTAVSLESAMDQGAVPDGETILWWLKQSPEARSAICVDDAMPITDALSELSHFIHRHAYNLKYMKVWGNGATFDNVILRGAYERAGRICPWEFWNDHDVRTIVTLGRSVGFDPKRDMPFIGDVHNALADARHQAKYVSAIWQKLIPATSTNE; this is translated from the coding sequence TTGAACGACTTAATGATTGACCTCGAATCAATGGGTAAAAAGCCAAACGCGCCGATCGTCTCAATTGGTGCCGTCTTTTTTAACCCTCATACAGGTGAGCTTGGCCAAGAATTTTATACGGCCGTCTCGCTTGAAAGCGCAATGGATCAAGGGGCGGTACCGGATGGAGAAACGATTCTTTGGTGGCTAAAACAAAGCCCTGAAGCGCGCTCAGCTATTTGCGTTGATGATGCGATGCCTATCACTGATGCACTGTCGGAACTTAGCCATTTCATTCACCGGCATGCATATAATCTCAAATACATGAAGGTCTGGGGTAACGGGGCCACCTTTGACAATGTGATTCTGCGCGGAGCTTACGAACGCGCCGGACGAATTTGCCCGTGGGAATTTTGGAACGATCATGATGTACGCACGATTGTTACCCTCGGTCGCAGTGTTGGTTTCGATCCGAAGCGTGACATGCCTTTCATTGGCGATGTTCACAACGCCCTGGCTGATGCGCGCCATCAGGCAAAATATGTGTCAGCAATTTGGCAGAAACTTATCCCTGCCACCAGCACCAACGAGTAA
- a CDS encoding phage integrase Arm DNA-binding domain-containing protein, whose product MAARPRKKEYRHLPDYLFFDKDRGVYKFTLITGKKKTLGSDRVMAIAIAREYNLRMRPENTPSIDSLIRESGGLNGEAHPFSEHVDRIMERAIKDEQPSKSTLDDWNNDATRVKEFFNNIPACDIELEHVNAYIRNYHSESSANVQNRKVSFLKKLFSYAVDESLMMDNPATRKKMRRVDKKVRRRLTLEQFLAIHAAAEPWLKTAMDLAIQTTQARLEVSRIRYSIKEPKEGVCGCVWFDQEEAGIFGTLYIHRQKVQHKEASHVAIPIGRALKEIIDNSRDNVASPYVVHRLLEKRSNPISKEVNHPTQVAPDYLSRAFSELRDRIGVAAELPIKERPTFHEIRALAAHIFERQGIDPQARMAHSDAKSTKIYTQNHVEWVEVPHAEIVFKAG is encoded by the coding sequence ATGGCAGCAAGGCCACGAAAAAAAGAATACCGCCACCTTCCTGATTATCTTTTTTTTGATAAAGATCGTGGCGTGTATAAGTTCACGCTTATAACTGGGAAAAAGAAAACTCTCGGTTCGGATCGAGTAATGGCTATCGCCATCGCCCGAGAATATAACCTGAGGATGCGCCCTGAAAATACACCATCGATAGATTCATTAATTCGGGAATCTGGAGGGCTGAATGGTGAAGCCCACCCGTTTTCTGAACATGTTGATCGCATTATGGAGAGAGCGATCAAAGATGAGCAGCCGTCAAAAAGCACACTTGACGATTGGAATAATGATGCCACCAGGGTTAAAGAATTTTTTAATAACATACCCGCATGCGACATTGAGCTTGAGCACGTAAATGCCTACATACGAAATTACCATTCTGAATCGTCGGCCAATGTTCAGAACCGAAAAGTTAGCTTCCTGAAAAAGCTATTCTCTTATGCTGTTGATGAATCGCTAATGATGGATAACCCTGCAACACGGAAAAAAATGCGGCGTGTCGATAAAAAGGTCCGCCGGCGACTTACTTTGGAACAGTTCCTGGCCATACATGCAGCTGCTGAACCTTGGCTGAAGACTGCAATGGACCTTGCAATACAAACTACGCAAGCGCGCCTGGAAGTTTCCCGGATCCGGTACTCGATCAAGGAACCTAAAGAAGGGGTTTGCGGCTGTGTATGGTTCGATCAGGAAGAGGCTGGCATATTCGGAACGCTTTACATTCATCGGCAAAAAGTGCAGCACAAAGAGGCCTCACACGTTGCAATTCCGATCGGCAGGGCCCTGAAAGAGATCATCGACAACAGCAGAGACAATGTGGCCAGTCCTTATGTTGTTCACCGACTTCTGGAAAAGAGAAGCAATCCGATAAGCAAGGAAGTTAACCACCCAACACAGGTGGCCCCTGATTATTTGAGCAGGGCATTTTCAGAGCTGCGGGACCGGATAGGTGTAGCGGCAGAATTACCTATCAAAGAAAGGCCAACTTTCCACGAGATTAGAGCGCTGGCGGCTCATATTTTCGAAAGACAAGGTATCGATCCGCAGGCAAGGATGGCCCATAGTGATGCAAAATCGACAAAAATTTATACCCAGAACCATGTTGAATGGGTAGAAGTTCCTCATGCTGAAATTGTCTTTAAAGCCGGGTGA
- a CDS encoding MFS transporter has protein sequence MRSRFPVLSQIPKGVWVVGGVSMLMDISSESIHSLLPLFMMTTLGTSVLFIGLIEGLAEATALFIKVFSGAISDYLGQRKGLALLGYGLGALSKPLFALASSSGMVLGARLMDRTGKGIRGAPRDALVADVTPPEMRGAAYGLRQSMDTTGAFLGPLLAVSLMLLLDNEFRTVFWIALIPGLLSVALLYFGLQEPKTPLEHKRTNPIKRENLRRLGKACWWVIGLGAVFTLARFSEAFLVLRAQQSGVPLALIPLVMVVMNVLYSLSAYPFGKLSDGMSHTRLLQWGLMVLIGADVVLALSSHWMGVILGVALWGIHMGMTQGLLAAMIAKTAPPDLRGTAFGIFSLVSGVGLLIASVGAGAIWESFGAEYTFYAGAVICLTTLVYLRKTPDEAK, from the coding sequence ATGCGTTCCAGATTTCCAGTGCTCAGTCAGATCCCCAAAGGCGTCTGGGTTGTGGGGGGCGTCAGTATGCTGATGGATATCTCGTCAGAGAGTATTCACAGCCTGCTGCCACTTTTTATGATGACCACCCTCGGTACGAGCGTGCTGTTTATCGGCCTGATTGAAGGGCTGGCGGAGGCCACTGCGCTTTTTATTAAGGTCTTTTCGGGGGCGATCAGCGACTACCTGGGTCAACGTAAGGGGCTGGCCCTGTTAGGGTATGGACTGGGGGCGCTAAGCAAACCTCTTTTCGCATTAGCGTCCTCTTCCGGGATGGTTTTAGGCGCACGTCTCATGGACCGTACGGGGAAGGGAATACGGGGTGCACCGCGGGATGCGCTGGTTGCAGACGTCACGCCGCCGGAAATGCGCGGTGCGGCATATGGTCTGCGTCAGTCAATGGATACCACAGGCGCATTTCTTGGTCCATTATTGGCCGTGAGCTTAATGCTGTTGCTGGACAATGAATTTCGCACTGTTTTCTGGATAGCTCTTATCCCCGGTCTGCTTTCAGTTGCCTTGCTCTATTTTGGCCTTCAGGAGCCGAAAACTCCCCTCGAACATAAACGTACTAATCCCATTAAACGAGAGAATTTAAGGCGGCTGGGGAAAGCGTGCTGGTGGGTGATTGGCCTTGGTGCAGTGTTCACGCTTGCCCGGTTTAGCGAGGCTTTTCTTGTACTTCGCGCGCAGCAGTCGGGCGTTCCTCTGGCCCTTATTCCGCTGGTGATGGTGGTCATGAACGTACTCTATTCCCTCTCGGCTTACCCTTTTGGCAAACTTTCTGATGGCATGAGCCACACCCGACTTCTGCAGTGGGGGCTAATGGTGCTGATTGGTGCAGATGTTGTTCTGGCGCTGAGCAGCCACTGGATGGGAGTCATTTTAGGCGTCGCGCTTTGGGGAATACATATGGGTATGACCCAGGGATTACTGGCGGCAATGATCGCTAAAACCGCACCGCCCGATCTGCGCGGCACGGCTTTCGGTATTTTTAGTCTGGTAAGCGGCGTGGGATTATTAATCGCCAGCGTGGGAGCCGGCGCGATATGGGAATCGTTTGGCGCGGAATATACGTTTTATGCCGGAGCGGTGATTTGTCTGACTACGCTAGTGTATCTGCGCAAAACGCCGGACGAGGCGAAATAA
- a CDS encoding DUF2534 family protein, translating into MVHAKLKTPEGRKFLLALLVVFMIAAACVGRATIVGVIEQYNIPLSAWTTSMYVLQSAMIFVYSLVFTVLLAIPLGIFFLGGREKH; encoded by the coding sequence ATGGTTCATGCAAAACTGAAAACGCCTGAAGGCCGCAAGTTCCTCCTGGCGCTGCTGGTCGTATTTATGATTGCTGCCGCGTGCGTGGGGCGGGCAACCATTGTTGGCGTTATCGAACAGTACAATATCCCCCTCTCTGCCTGGACAACCAGCATGTATGTCCTGCAGTCGGCGATGATCTTCGTCTACAGCCTGGTGTTCACCGTTCTGCTGGCCATCCCGCTGGGCATTTTCTTCCTGGGCGGACGTGAGAAGCATTAA
- the eco gene encoding serine protease inhibitor ecotin: protein MKNAPKFAIALIAAACVSSSAFASETPKQQPLEKVAPYPQADKGMKRQVIQLPVQQDEANFKVELLIGKTLEVDCNQHRLGGQLESKTLEGWGYDYYVFDKVTSPVSTMMACPDGKKEKKFVTAYLGDNSLLRYNSKLPIVVYTPENVEVKYRVWKADENVGQAVVR, encoded by the coding sequence ATGAAAAACGCACCTAAATTTGCCATCGCCCTCATCGCCGCCGCGTGCGTCAGCAGCAGCGCTTTCGCCAGCGAAACCCCAAAACAGCAGCCGCTGGAAAAAGTGGCTCCGTACCCGCAGGCGGACAAAGGGATGAAGCGTCAGGTGATTCAGCTGCCGGTTCAGCAGGATGAAGCGAACTTTAAAGTGGAACTGTTAATTGGCAAGACGCTGGAAGTGGACTGCAACCAGCACCGTCTGGGCGGTCAGCTGGAAAGTAAAACCCTGGAAGGCTGGGGTTACGACTATTACGTCTTTGACAAAGTGACCTCTCCGGTCTCCACCATGATGGCCTGCCCGGACGGGAAGAAAGAGAAGAAATTTGTGACGGCGTATCTGGGCGACAACAGCCTGCTGCGCTACAACAGCAAGCTGCCGATCGTGGTCTATACGCCTGAAAACGTGGAAGTGAAGTATCGCGTGTGGAAGGCGGACGAGAACGTCGGACAAGCGGTAGTACGTTAA
- the mqo gene encoding malate dehydrogenase (quinone), whose translation MKKMTAMLFSLAVGLNTVSMAAKADAPKEQETDVLLIGGGIMSATLGTYLQELQPDWSMTMVERLDGVAQESSNGWNNAGTGHSALMELNYTPQKKDGSISIEKAVEINEAFQVSRQFWSHQVNSGVMHDPHSFINTVPHMSFVWGEQNVNFLRARYAALQQSTLFRGMKYSEDHAQIKEWAPLVMEGRDPNQKVAATRTEIGTDVNYGEITRQLVTSLKKKENFNLQLSTEVRGFKRNADNSWSVTVADLKNNEAEHVIKAKFVFIGAGGAALKLLQESGIPEADDYAGFPVGGQFLVSDNPEVVNRHLAKVYGQASVGAPPMSVPHIDTRMLDGKRVVLFGPFATFSTKFLKNGSLWDLLSATTTSNVKPMMDVGLDNFDLVKYLISQVMLSDDDRFEALKEYYPQAKKEDWRLWQAGQRVQIIKRDPKEGGVLRLGTEVVSDKDGTIAALLGASPGASTAAPIMLHLMEKVFKDKVASPEWQAKLKTIIPSYGTKLNGNVSATEQELEYTSRVLQLQYIKPQAADAAPKAELKPQPENKPVADIAL comes from the coding sequence ATGAAAAAAATGACTGCCATGCTCTTTTCTCTGGCCGTGGGGCTTAACACCGTCTCCATGGCGGCGAAAGCTGACGCACCAAAAGAGCAGGAAACGGACGTCCTTTTAATTGGTGGCGGTATCATGAGCGCCACGCTGGGAACCTATCTGCAAGAACTGCAGCCGGACTGGTCTATGACCATGGTCGAGCGCCTTGATGGCGTGGCGCAGGAGAGTTCGAACGGATGGAATAACGCCGGTACCGGACATTCGGCACTCATGGAACTGAACTATACGCCGCAGAAAAAGGACGGTTCCATTAGTATCGAGAAGGCGGTAGAGATCAACGAAGCATTCCAGGTTTCTCGCCAGTTCTGGTCTCATCAGGTCAACAGCGGCGTGATGCACGACCCGCACTCCTTCATCAACACCGTGCCGCACATGAGCTTTGTATGGGGTGAGCAGAACGTCAACTTCCTGCGCGCGCGCTACGCCGCTCTGCAGCAGAGCACGCTGTTCCGCGGGATGAAATACTCTGAAGACCACGCGCAGATTAAAGAGTGGGCTCCGCTGGTCATGGAAGGTCGTGACCCGAACCAGAAAGTGGCGGCGACCCGTACCGAAATTGGTACCGACGTTAACTACGGTGAAATTACCCGTCAGCTGGTGACGTCTCTGAAGAAAAAAGAGAACTTCAACCTGCAGCTCAGCACCGAAGTGCGCGGTTTCAAGCGCAACGCGGATAACAGCTGGAGCGTGACCGTCGCCGATCTGAAAAACAACGAAGCCGAGCACGTCATCAAGGCGAAGTTTGTCTTTATCGGTGCGGGCGGCGCGGCGCTGAAGCTGCTGCAGGAGTCCGGTATTCCGGAAGCGGACGACTACGCGGGCTTCCCGGTGGGCGGCCAGTTCCTGGTGTCCGATAACCCGGAAGTGGTGAATCGTCATCTGGCAAAAGTGTACGGCCAGGCTTCCGTTGGCGCACCGCCGATGTCTGTTCCGCATATCGACACCCGTATGCTTGACGGCAAACGCGTGGTGCTGTTTGGGCCGTTCGCGACCTTCTCCACGAAGTTCCTGAAAAATGGCTCCCTGTGGGATCTGCTCAGCGCCACAACCACCTCTAACGTCAAGCCGATGATGGACGTGGGTCTGGATAACTTCGACCTGGTGAAATACCTGATTAGCCAGGTGATGCTCTCTGACGACGACCGCTTCGAGGCGCTGAAAGAGTACTATCCGCAGGCGAAAAAAGAAGACTGGCGTCTGTGGCAGGCGGGTCAGCGCGTACAGATCATCAAGCGCGATCCGAAAGAGGGCGGCGTGCTGCGTCTGGGTACCGAAGTGGTGAGCGATAAGGATGGTACCATCGCCGCGCTGCTGGGTGCGTCACCGGGCGCGTCTACCGCTGCGCCAATCATGCTGCACCTGATGGAAAAAGTGTTTAAAGACAAAGTCGCCAGCCCGGAATGGCAGGCGAAGCTGAAAACCATTATTCCATCCTACGGCACGAAGCTGAACGGCAACGTGAGCGCCACGGAGCAGGAGCTTGAATACACCAGCCGCGTACTGCAGCTGCAATACATCAAGCCACAGGCTGCGGATGCTGCGCCAAAAGCGGAGCTGAAGCCTCAGCCGGAAAACAAACCGGTTGCGGATATCGCGCTGTAA
- a CDS encoding SulP family inorganic anion transporter, producing MLRFAIARTEACPNQRTVMSLPHSAVSPEDRVANVLRSPKQLTRETLAGVITALALIPEVISFSVVAGVDPKVSLIASVVLCLALSVLGGRPAMVTAAAGSVALVIGPMVHQHGVQYILPAVLMAGVIQILFGVLGMARLMRFIPQSVMTGFVNALGILIFFAQVPHFWSRSPLIVGLFVITLLIVLWVPRYLKSIPSPLIAIVVLTVFTVSTGQILPTVGDEGSMSGGLPGLTELLVPLNVQTLSIIWPCALSIAFVGLLESLLTAKLVDELTATPSGKRRESIGLGVGNILAGFYGGIAGCAMIGQTIVNVEMGKGRSRISTFAAGIVLLILVTALSDVMAKIPMAVLAGIMAIVAVKTFSWHSLQPATVKTAPIAETVVMLVTVAATVSTGNLAIGVLGGIIVMALLPARIKRRLKAEKSSPAQEK from the coding sequence ATGTTGCGTTTTGCGATCGCGCGCACGGAAGCCTGCCCTAACCAGCGAACTGTTATGTCCTTACCCCATTCTGCCGTATCCCCCGAAGACCGCGTAGCCAACGTGCTGCGTTCCCCAAAGCAGCTGACGCGTGAAACGCTGGCAGGCGTAATTACCGCCCTGGCGCTGATCCCCGAAGTCATCTCATTTTCGGTGGTGGCGGGCGTTGACCCGAAGGTCAGCCTGATCGCCTCCGTGGTGCTGTGTCTTGCCCTGTCTGTACTCGGTGGTCGCCCGGCGATGGTCACGGCAGCGGCCGGTTCCGTGGCGCTGGTCATTGGCCCGATGGTGCATCAGCACGGCGTACAGTACATTCTTCCTGCCGTGCTGATGGCGGGCGTGATTCAGATTCTGTTTGGCGTGCTGGGCATGGCAAGGCTGATGCGCTTTATTCCCCAGTCGGTCATGACGGGGTTTGTTAACGCCCTGGGCATTTTGATCTTCTTCGCTCAGGTGCCGCATTTCTGGAGCCGAAGCCCGCTGATTGTGGGCCTGTTCGTGATTACGCTGCTGATCGTGCTGTGGGTGCCGCGCTATCTCAAAAGCATCCCTTCCCCGCTGATTGCGATTGTTGTGCTTACCGTGTTCACCGTTTCAACCGGTCAAATCCTGCCGACCGTGGGCGATGAAGGCTCCATGAGCGGCGGTTTGCCGGGTCTTACCGAGCTGCTGGTCCCGCTCAATGTGCAGACGCTGAGCATTATCTGGCCGTGCGCGCTGAGCATCGCGTTTGTCGGCCTGCTGGAATCCCTGCTGACGGCAAAGCTGGTGGATGAGCTGACTGCGACACCGTCAGGTAAACGCCGCGAAAGCATTGGATTAGGCGTCGGCAATATTCTGGCCGGATTTTATGGCGGGATTGCAGGCTGCGCGATGATCGGACAAACCATCGTCAACGTGGAGATGGGGAAAGGTCGAAGCCGCATTTCAACCTTTGCGGCGGGCATTGTGCTGCTGATCCTGGTGACGGCGCTCAGCGACGTGATGGCCAAAATCCCGATGGCGGTGCTGGCAGGTATTATGGCAATTGTTGCCGTCAAAACCTTCAGCTGGCACAGCCTTCAGCCAGCCACGGTGAAAACGGCCCCGATTGCAGAAACGGTCGTCATGCTGGTCACCGTTGCCGCCACGGTATCAACCGGCAATCTGGCGATTGGCGTGCTGGGCGGGATTATCGTCATGGCACTCCTCCCCGCCCGTATTAAGCGTCGGCTTAAAGCAGAAAAATCGTCGCCAGCCCAAGAAAAATAA
- the mgtE gene encoding magnesium transporter, with the protein MSVLKKNSARQRDQERARLIWLLTTDKAVTSTLLGKLTLAEQYDVGTLADDIAEVGALVAHLPPPDLADTLEALPSEERHALWRLVQDHERGQVLLEASENVWDDLIDEMSDRDILDAVQTLDIDEQIYLVQHLPRNLTGRLLASLPAEERARVRQVMHYEKNSVGAIMEFGVITVRPDVTLGTVQRYLRRLGKMPDNTDKLFVTSRDKTLLGELELKTILLNSTQRKVSEVMENEPMVFSPEDDAEKAARTFERDDLVSAAVVDSVGKLMGRLTIDEIVDVVYEETDNDLRALGGISAEDDVHASVGKAVKTRWAWLAINLCTAFIASRVIDGFEHTISQLVALASLMPIVAGIGGNTGNQTITMIVRALALENIQPGNFSWLIFREMGVALINGLVWGGIMGGITWWLYDDMALGGVMMLAMVLNLLVASIMGVIIPLTMTKLGRDPAVGSSVMITAITDTGGFFIFLGLATIFLL; encoded by the coding sequence ATGTCGGTATTAAAGAAAAACAGCGCCAGACAGCGTGACCAGGAGCGCGCGCGACTCATCTGGCTTCTCACGACCGATAAAGCGGTCACTTCTACGCTATTAGGCAAACTCACCCTGGCTGAGCAATATGATGTCGGCACCCTGGCCGACGATATTGCTGAGGTAGGTGCGCTGGTTGCTCATTTACCCCCGCCGGATCTGGCGGATACCCTTGAAGCGCTTCCCTCAGAAGAACGTCACGCCCTGTGGCGTCTGGTGCAGGATCACGAGCGCGGGCAGGTGCTGCTTGAGGCCTCCGAAAACGTCTGGGACGACCTGATCGACGAGATGAGCGACCGGGATATTCTCGACGCGGTACAAACCCTGGATATCGACGAGCAGATTTACCTCGTTCAGCACCTGCCGCGAAACCTGACCGGTCGCCTGCTGGCGTCGCTGCCTGCGGAGGAGCGGGCGCGCGTGCGTCAGGTGATGCACTACGAGAAAAACAGCGTCGGCGCGATCATGGAGTTCGGCGTTATCACGGTGCGACCGGACGTGACGCTCGGCACCGTGCAGCGCTACCTGCGTCGCCTGGGCAAAATGCCGGACAACACCGATAAGCTGTTTGTCACCTCCCGGGATAAAACCCTGCTCGGCGAGCTGGAGCTGAAAACCATCCTGCTCAACAGCACTCAGCGGAAGGTGAGCGAGGTGATGGAAAACGAGCCGATGGTCTTCTCCCCGGAAGACGACGCGGAGAAAGCGGCGCGTACCTTCGAGCGTGACGACCTGGTGAGTGCCGCCGTCGTGGATTCTGTCGGCAAACTGATGGGGCGTCTGACCATCGATGAGATCGTTGATGTGGTCTACGAAGAAACCGACAACGACCTGCGCGCGCTCGGCGGGATCAGCGCCGAAGATGACGTCCATGCCTCCGTCGGCAAGGCGGTGAAAACGCGCTGGGCGTGGCTGGCCATTAACCTGTGTACCGCGTTTATCGCCTCCCGGGTGATTGACGGGTTTGAACACACCATTTCTCAGCTGGTGGCGCTGGCCTCGCTGATGCCGATTGTGGCCGGAATTGGCGGCAACACCGGAAACCAGACTATAACCATGATCGTCCGCGCCCTTGCGCTGGAAAATATTCAGCCAGGTAACTTTTCGTGGCTCATTTTTAGAGAGATGGGCGTCGCGCTAATTAACGGCCTGGTGTGGGGCGGGATTATGGGCGGCATCACCTGGTGGCTGTACGACGATATGGCCCTGGGCGGCGTGATGATGCTGGCGATGGTGCTGAACCTGCTGGTAGCGTCGATAATGGGCGTGATTATCCCGCTGACGATGACCAAACTGGGGCGCGACCCCGCGGTGGGGTCGAGCGTGATGATCACCGCCATCACCGATACCGGTGGTTTCTTTATTTTTCTTGGGCTGGCGACGATTTTTCTGCTTTAA